A stretch of DNA from Myxocyprinus asiaticus isolate MX2 ecotype Aquarium Trade chromosome 32, UBuf_Myxa_2, whole genome shotgun sequence:
gttttgtgttccttcgcaatagtttgcgtttccccacaatatgttttgtgttccttcgaaataagttttgcgttacctcgcaataaatttaccatggttttactacagtaatcatattttaaccatgatataaaatagtgaaaccatagtgataatataggaaaattaaaactatggtaataaaaatcataatttttggttATTATGGCTTTacaatacaaataccatagtataactatggttttactatagtaatattgtaaacTGTAGTAACCGTCATTTCTGGctgaaatcatggttttactatagtattctGTATCAAtatagtatccatagttttactgtagattcacaatggttaatcttgtggttactatggttttactaaccataataaccacacaattatgatttttattaacataGTTTTCAGttccctgtattattactatggtttcactacgaatatcaaggttaaaatagggttactgtagtaaaaccatggtatattaattgcgagggaacacaaaacttattgcgatggcatgcaaaactatttcagaaaaaaaaaaatgcccgcCCTGTCCTCTATGGGGCTCCgtagtaattaataatttgtagtggattaaatttttttgagtaatttaaaCAACACATGTCCACACAATAATGTTAATGCTTCAAATATTATTCAACATCTACTAGGTTTTGACCATCCATTGCAGTTGTTTAATAAAATTTGGAGCATTAACATTAGTATATTTTTCCTATTTTTCTACATGCAAATTCCCCAAGGACACTTGCACTCACTTATAAtccaattatttacatttttaattggagtttttttttttttttacatcctttATAAGTAGAACACAGCACCAATGCAATCATActgcacactcatacacacacaaactcaccacGCTGTATGTGATCACTAGATCTCTGAGACTGAACGTGTCACACAGTGTGTCGGCTTTAATCTCCACGGTGAACTCCCCGTATGTCACAGAATCTTCATTAGGCCAGTACTGAAAACACTTGTCCTGCAACACAAatatccaataaaaaaaattacaaaatgacaGGATAAGTTGTGCAAGAGTGTGTGTACAAATGGATTTgtaaagcatgtgtgtgtgtacctgatcTCTCTCCTGCAGTTCTGTCAGCATGACGATTGAGTGACACTTCCATTCCCACACCATCCTCCAAAAATCTTCCACTGTGTGTGACAGAGGACCCTGTGTGGCGATGAAATAGTCCTTCTGCCGGTACCCCTGGAAAACATCCCAtaaacttctattgtttttatctgAAGGTGATTATAATGAACACTTAAAAAACATTAAAGCTAAAATGAttcataaataaagtaaataaagatATACCAAAAGgaggttttgtgagatttagCTAACTTCTGGAGACAATTGTGTCCCCAAAGTACATCTAAGTAAActtacacacacatttaaagtCATCATTGACATACTTCCTTAATAAATGCCTTCATTTACATAATTCATTGGTGCACATTATTCtgcgaaaaaacaaaaaaacaaagtttgtattcataatctttcatcCATATGTAATAACTTTCTCAGCTCCATATAACCTACGCAGTGTGGAAGggagaaaataatattaaccaaaaATATCATGCCATCCTACATAATTTCCAACAGAATAATCAGATTCAATGTAAAATGTTACATCAAGAAAGCTAAAAGTGCTATGAATaccatttcatgttgtctttaacatTCACATTTGTTGAATGTGTTATCATTAAACACtatgaaacaaaaaaaactgtcaaaacagGCATAAACACTTACATCAATGAAAGATGCGTTGATATAATCCGTGAACTCTTGACCTCTTTTCATAGATAGTATTACTCTGTTAAAGTCatctaaaaataaatgaaaaagacaTAATTAGAAATGTAAATTATCCAATCTGTCCCTGCTGTGAGCCCCTGAACATAAACCTCTGGTGTTTTCTATGGCATGTCTCATGAGTACAAGTACACACAAGCAGAAGAGGAAAAGGAAGAGAGATTTCTGATTAACTTCCATGTAAACAAAGCCATGCAGTGCAACAGCATAGACAAAAAAGGAAGTAAATTCACTGctctgaaaggaatagttcaccccaaaatgtcattatttactaaccctcatgttattccaaacctgtgactttcttttctaccgtacaatgaaagtgagtggtgactgagactgaacattctgcataacatctccttttgtgctacagtcatacgggtttggaacaacatgagggtgagtaaacatgaCAGAGTTTTCTAAACTATCCATAAAAGactgtacaaataaattactaatttaaattgtaaaacaaaaaaaaaaaatgtgtggataaataattgaatatatatatatatcacattttttaaagttatttgcACAAAAAggtgagaatggccagactggtttgaactaataaagtctacggtaactcagataaccgctttgtacaatcgtggtgagaagaatatcatctctgaatgctgttctgtgatgcgggttggcactgttttggtggcacgagggggacctacacaattttaggcaggtgcttttaatgtgtGTCTGATTGGTTTAATGTGTGTctgatatatatacatacatacatacatactggtggccaaaagtttggaataatgtatatattttgctcttatggaaagaaattggtacttttattcaccaaagtgatcacaatgtatattcaggacattaataacatgaaacattactgttacaatttggaaaaaaaaaatgttcagaacttcttaaactacttcaaagagtttttatcaaaaaatcctccacgtgcagcaacgacagttttgcagatccttgttattctagctgtcagtttgtccagatactcaggtgacatttcaccccacacttcctgtagcacttgccatagatgtggctgtcttgtcgggcacttctcacgcaccttacagtctagctgatcccacaaaagctcaatggggttaagatccagaacactcttttccaattatctgttgtccaatgtctgtgtttctttgcccactctaaccttttctttttgtttttctgtttcaaaagtggctttttccttgcaattcttcccataaggcctgcacccctgagtcttctctttactgttgtacatgaaactggtgttgagcgggtagaattcaatgaagctgtcagctgaggacatgtgaggcgtctatttctcaaactagagactctgatgtacttatcctcttgtttagttgtacatctggtcttccacatctcttctgtccttgttagagccagttatcctttgtctttgaagactgcagtgtacacctttgtatgaaatcttcagttttttggcaatttcaagtattgtatagcattcattcctcaaaacaatgattgactgatgagtttctacagaaagctgtttcttttttgccatttctgacctaatattgagctgaagacatgccagtctattgcatactgtggcaactcaaaaacaaacacaaagacaatgttaagcttcatttcacgaaccaaatagctttcagctgtgtttgatataatggcagatgattttcttgtaccaaatgatcaatttagcatgattactcaaggataaggtgttggattgattgctgctggaaatggggcctgccaagatttgatcaaaaatgacttttttcaaatagtgatggtgctgttttttacatcagtaatgtcctgactatactttatgatcagttgaatgccactttggtgaattgaagtaccaatttccttctgaaacatcaaaatctgtacattattccaaacttttggctgccagtgtgtgtgtgtgtgtgtgtatatatatatatatatatatatatatatatatatatatatatatatatatatatatatatatatatatatatatatatatatatacaatgtttTGTTATACAGTAAAAGTGCAACTGCAAGTTCAATTCGTAGGTTTTCAAATCTTCCAAAATATCAATTAAAATATCTGTTTTGTAGCCAGTACTACATTAACATCACTTTGGAAAttatgataatgttttttttttgtttttttttaagctcaTCCCATTTTGATTAGTCactatgcacatactgtatgtatattattTTGAATTACATAGCATTTCTTCTGAACTGTTTGAACTAGAGTCTTTGACCTTGATGAATACAGATGATGTTAAACTCACATGGAATAATCTGAAGCACTCTGTTTTTCTTCATGTTGGCTGGCAGGTTGCCCATCCTCatgttttccttcatgatgcGCATGTTCGTCAGTTTCTGCATTAACACCAGCGTTAAAGATGACAATGATGATGCAGTAGTATAACAAACAAGCATCCATGTTATTAATGAATTTATGTGATATTAGTGTAAGTAAATCTCTTCTCTCACTTTAAACTCCTCCTCCAGGCCCACACGGTCTAGTGGAGCACAGGTGTTGTGCAGTTTATCCAGATGTCCCTCTAGAGAAGAAACATCCAGCTCTGTGTCTCCGTACAGAAAGTACTCCAGCAGAGCTTGATAGATGAATGAGTACTGCAACTgcgagacacacacacgcacattgaTAGGGTTATAAACCATCCTCATATAGTCAGTGTATTTTAAGAACGAGTATAATTATGAAATAACTATTTCAGTCAAAAGACAGCTTTGTGTAAAGACACACCCCACTATACTATAGATTGTGACTAAAGAGCGACCCTCATGGAATTTTTAATGGCAGATTGACATTATTGACAAGACTGATAAGATTGTCGGTAGACTATTGAATAGACACAAGGGGGCGCTAAATCTGCtgagtatgacttcagaagacttggaatacaggacatgtcgtatggattaattctgtgatacttttatttatttttttgtcctttttggagctcaacagcacCTTGTCACTGTATGCTGTCATTGTATCTCATTGTACTCACGTCTGTCTGAATGAGCTGTGATCTTTGCTCTCGTATCCGTGATACAAAACCGAACACGTCCACCTTCTGTTCTGTGTGCGTCATGTCGATCATAGCATCGATGACGATAAAAGTTCCTGTCCTGCCCACCCCAGCACTGACAGAaagacagcacaaacacacttattcataatataattcatatttagcatgaaatcaaaattgacactaTTTACGTAACGCACATTTCTTGGTATTACTGTGCAAAATTAATTGTTGACATTGttccgataaaaaaaaaaaaaaaaataaataacaaaaaaagtttgtctttgtaatGTTATATCAAAATACAATTACGCCTCTGAATAGCctcatttatttttaaaccacctgtcatatagagaccatTTTTCACCTCATTATGATCAATTCATAATGTATTAAATCAAGAAAAAATGGGTTGTGTACGCCGTTTCAAATTGACTTTAAAACAATTACAGTTATTAATAGTCATTCTTGGAAAAATAgtattttcatttcagttttaatTGTAAATCGCTATTAAAAAGACACTGTATTTGCAGTAAGATAAATTGTGCTATTAATAGAAAATacattattaaacaaaaattaatcTATGTTATTGGTTGTAAATCCTGTTGGACATAGTTTTGACCACTCCTTAATATGTgtcaaaaaaagtgtttttttttatttattttttttaaattatgaacataacagaataaaacagctttcaaaaagtattttagtgtctataaactcATTTTCTCTGAATAAATGCACAACAATTGCAAGTgaagatttatttattaaaaaaaaatacaatttaacacAAAAAGTATCAATTCACCCTTTTTTCTTAGCCCTCAAACACATACCTCAGTTGTGCCCAatcctctttagtattcctccatctatctcttataaatagtgtaacacaaaataaaatttcaaaatttgcagcaattgtttttatttatttatttatttattataatggtttaagtacccaAAGTACacagggtctttagagacccgaggtacgtaagagtgtgtgtgtgtgtttttttcttttttcgcacatccacaaattatattttttataaaatgttcacATCTATTTAAGTTTACAACCACAGAATATCTATttcttgtttattacaagacaaatgagcactatattcatacaaataaacactatatcacattgattttctgtgcaacaatgaattatcaacaatggtgaattatcagtattccacatgcgtgtacacatacatattatacattatatttttggTGCTGTTGATTAAgcgattgatttgatttacatttggcaTTGCTAACTGacttatagcaagtacaacacatgaaaagtatgatatgactattgtcatttgggtgtacttctgaaataatgtaagtgtgCATCtatgtaaaatgtgaaaaaaaaattataataaagaataagtgcttcaaaacttttgaccggtagtgtacattacACATGcgtagattatgtgttatatgtaactcaatatgtgtttgacgtgtttttcagtgtgaaaataatgaatcctgttcttgatttgtcctgatttgttgcattatctctttagtttatgaaaaataaaaacatcattattcatgttattttattattttctagttgtcttgaaaatatgtagaaaattgtacactatctgggcattttgtacatccatttttaaaaGATATAAGTGCCGGGCCTGTATAGACcagaattaaatgttatgatttttttcacaacaactgcaagaaaatattttttacacacaaaaaCTGAATGAAAATTCACTCTATTTTCGTAATGCATGTTCCTGATCTTATTGTGCACGAAAACAGTGTTTCTTCATAATCTTTCGTCAAAATATAATAAAGCAAAAATGACTTGATAGCTGACATGACCAAACCctcttatttttacattttgatggatAACTCCATCAGTTAGTCTCTTCCTAAATTTCTTTCCCCTcataatatcctgtttcactcggaCATAAAgtaacagaagtaaaatgggttgcaaacatcATTTCATGTTATTCCACTCATTAACTGTCCATTCTCCAAAAAGAAATGATTAAACAAGCTGGACTGTATGCTATGGGTTGTAACACAAACAAATTTGTGGGGAAATCCTTTCTGACACGTTTAGACCAtccgtgaatgtgtgtgtgattatatatattttttttttttcttttttagtttttgtgaCATTATGACCATAACATAAGTGAAGAACTTTTGTAAACACTTTGTTTATTTCTGCATAAAATCTTTCTCATGCAAATGCTTTTACATGTCTCACTCCTGTCTGAACACTAGAGGGCGCAAGCGGTCAACAAGCCAAATGTACATTACATTCTCTACACACACTCAAAAAGACTTTTCACTTGAATTGAAGTGTTCAGTATTGCTTATGCTGGATTTGCTTTTTTTAGGACATAAGAAGAGGGTTGAAGGTCAAGACTATGACACATACACTAATGACGTGGGGAACAGACGGGCCATTTTGTCTTATGAAACCCAGGCATTGACCTACAGAAATTCAAATGATGTATCTGACCAATAAGCAGCGAGAAAAGACCCCAGCTCACCTAATTCAAATCACATGCTAATCATTctcaataataaaattaattatgcaTGCGTGACAGACACCTTCAGACTCACGTAAAGGGTCAGTGAGGTTGCTAAAATAATGGGACGGAAGTTATGTAAAATTTTTCCTTTTTctgaaaattttacattttaatgtaagaGTTATTGCTCTTGTGAAAGTGAAAAAGTTTGGCACTTTAGATCCAGAAATGTGGGCTCCTGAGGGGGTGTAATGATAATTAAATGATACTATAATGTCAAATATGTTGTCGAACTAACATTAttatcttcgctttcaaatttgCAAAAGGAACTGCTCGCACTTCACAAGTACACGATACGTCTTCACACTTGTTGTTATGGTTACAGCAATACAAGTCTCAGTTAAAAGTACAACTTTCATTTCATTCAGGCTGAAAGCCGTCCTACCTGCAGTGCACCACGATGGGCCCGGCGTACGAGGGATTAACATGCTTCACTTTCTTCAGGAACTTGAGCATACCGATGGGGGAGAAGGGAACGCCGAAGTCAGGCCAGCTGGTGAAGTGGAGCTGCGTGACCAGACGGGGCGTTTTTGAGCCATCACTGGCTTGCTGCGGTGGACACAGAGTGAGACGAAAGTGAGGTGAAACAGGAAGGaacatgttcacacacacacacacacccaaacacttAAACAAACCGCATACACGCAGAACTGTTGATaacccacaaacacacaatttAGATCAAGAACAACTAAGGGGAAAATGTTGTCAAGCAGACttttagtgaatgtatgaagtcagttcccctcaagacAAGCTCAAACAGGTGTTCAAGCTGAGTTACCACAGGAGTAGTTTAGCACATGGTCATGTTCATGCTAATGTACGGTATCTATTATTTGATCATTTGAAACTTAAAGTTCTTTTTGTGAACTCATTTTGGACACATGAAaagatcttttttatttttggtccCAGGAACACATAGAAAAAGACAATCTGTAAAAACAGGACTTCAGCGTTTTCAGACTTACATATTGCACACAGAATTTGCGTATTGTGTAGTCCACTAGTATGGTGAAATCTTCCACAGCAACACGCACGTTACCATACGTCCAGCATCCCTGATCAGGCCAATACTGATAACACTTATCctacagaaattttttttttaaaaaataaaagaagaaaaaattaattcattctttctttctaaaaataattacagtatgtgtgtgtgtgtgtgtgtgtgtgtgtgtgtactatgtgtatagatatatacacacacactgtcaatcgatgcacatttttaatcaaattaattatatggtatgccgattaattaatcaaattaatagcatacataaatatttgcccctcaaataacaataattcaatatataatgattaaataattataaatagtaatatttataaaattagaaatactaataataattatatatatatatatatatatatatatatatatatatatatatatatatatatatatatatatatatatatattgtataggcccccctcgtgccgccaaaatagcgccaacccgcatctcagaacagcattctgagatgatattcttctcaccacaattgtacagaacggttatctgaagctcctgacccatatctgcatgattttatgcactgctgccacacgactgactgattagataatcgcatggatgattgttggtgcctgatgggctggtttgagcatttctgtaactgcttctggaaacgccttgttgatgagagaggtcaacagagaatggtcagactggtttgaactgacaaagtctacagtctacagataaccactctgtacaattgtggtgagaagaacatcatctcagactgctattctgagatgtggaattggtgctgttttggcggcacgagggggacctacacaatattaggcaggaggttttaatgttgtggctgatcggtgtgtgtgtatgtgtatatatatatatatatatatataatattaatacaaataatttaaatgcattacgTTATTTAGACACATaagttaagcattaaaaaagacaatacaaaaagtctttagaatgcaatatattgtttatttccatattattgaacataagctttcactttcattggtctacagttcacagcaatccattctgAAATGGAATTCGTCAATCAGTTCgatatttattataagggcttgtctaaggctgcatcaatgtacacctgcgtcaatgtacgcttttggagtgtctcagttGCGGTGCGTCATGaacatacagtttttaggtcGCTTTGTCAAtttaaacgaagtttgaaacttagaaaaacacgtcttgagatccctgccttcagATCTGCACTCCACcaagctgtgtttgtacgcaAGAACGTGATTGTCTGCCCTTGGTAAGtctggtttgttctctgtaagctgcacgttgcctatacagcgagtttctctgcaccctggagaaaacaggtggtactccattcTGTAATTGCTTATTTGGAAGAAAttttccttattacggtccagggagTTGGGGACAtgaaattgacagccctaatatgtatatatatcatgtacattaaaaatgaaaatgtttgaatctaaatttcattacattataaaCTATGCGAATGTGCATTAACTTATGATTGGTTAAGTAttttcaaagtctttctagcaagtcagtccactgtcggccatctctGGAATGCTCTAGggatgccagtgcagctcctacctacttgaatggagaaagtccaaaatctccaaaacggttggtcaagattatgatcagagaacatatttaaaatcagcaatacaatctgacaatactggtataataaattatgagtctttacctcatattacgctaaaacacacaatttttcCGGCTTGTATATGCGCATGTACGTTATAGAGTTGATTGACAagtaatgtctgtatctaaaaggtgattggagggggcctgggtagctcagtggtaaaagctaccccctggagttcgctagtccactagttcgaatcccagggcgtgctgagtgactccagccaggtctcctaagcaaccaaattgtccttgttgctaaggagggtagagtcacatggggtaacctcctcgtggtcgctatggtgtggtttgttctcagtggggcgcgtggtgagttgagcgtggaggcagctgggattcgtcctccgccacccagattgaggcaaatcactatgcgaccacaaggacttaaaaaagcacattgggcattccaaattgggtgaaaaaggggtaAAAGGCTTTTTTAACTGtatggcgggacttcctttctatatctgTTGACTGTTGTTGTGCTCAGAGTTtcttggttgagcattccaatttctccttttcattttaatagaagtagcccatctctgctaaataatctctggtattatgcaatgcaatattcattcatattattaatgaaaatgtttgtaaagTGTGACTAAGAGCTCCacaattgattaaaaataaataaataaataaataaaaatggtagagATTACCATTgcagctgccacaattaactaatcgtgaaaagtgtcaattatagcaTTCCATTTGCGGTGGATGAGAATTGTAACCATCTGAATAACAGTTAGAGGGCCAATGttaagtagggatgcactgataaaaaaaaataaaaaattctctcctGATCCGATACGATTCCTGAACTCtcttcggtgcatccctaatgacTGTTGACTGTTTTGTCATGATTTACcaatgtataaaacagcaataaaagtaatttagaagcaggatgtgtagcctacagtacataataaataaataaatactgcataCAGATGcaccacacaaaataagtattttaaagtgatttctattaatcaaaattaattgcAAATACAATACCAAAGGAAATAATGCAACTCTAGTTTAACTGGAAAATAGTGAAATAAAAGTATTGCTTTTGCAATCAAATCtaataattatcaaaacagaGAACCCAACACAAGGTCAAAACTGATGCTGTAGATAAACAGAAACGCATTACACACTGATCCAGCAAAGTAAATCTGGCACTGAACAGTTGTAAGTGCATTAGAGTAAAGGTGACTTTTAAGATACCACAAGGTTAATCTGAGGTCTTCATACAGCCTGTCTGTCAATCAGAATTATCCAGCGTGAGAGCGGACGATAAATCTCACCTAATGAGTGTTTGCTGACTAATTAGGTAAAAGCCAGAGAGAGCCTTATCAACCATTATTAAAAGCATTGATTCCAAGCACTATCCACAGCTGATTTTAATCTCCCCTCCGTTCTGTGTCTTATTGATTTGTCTCTGAGCTTTCTAAAGATGCTTACAGATGTGATGCAGAGGAGAAAGAAAAGTTGCTCGCCAGCTTTGTTACCGAGCAGCGTTGACATCTAAACATGAGAGACGATCGAAATGGAGACACTCGTGGGTCGTTACTGAAGCTGACACCCACATCGATATGTTAAGTGAATATTATTTATTCAACCGTAGGAGTCTGCAGTGCTTGTTTTATTCTATAGAACTATATTCTGATatttctatattaatgcaccaagttgctacattgcttggcaatttggtttaaacatgtttaaacatGTAAATATTGTATTTGATCATATTGCTGTTGTCGCTATTTACTGTATAAAAGCAATTAGCCATGACAGGTTGAGCGTTACATCAATTTTACAGATAAAGTGTTTAAAAACACCTCTTACCCAAAGTAAAAACACTGTAACAAATGGCCCTTcaaggcttattgctttattagaACTGTTTATGCCGGAATTTCAAAGATACAACCGCATTTTGGCTCTCTGAAATCATATGTTTATGTCTTTCATTTATAGAAAATCTATAAACATCATATACACCGAGCTTTCAAGGATCATCAgtcattaataatattaataataatactaataaaaataattgagcACCTCTTTTCTCTCCTTTAGATTTGTTAGCATTACAATAGTGGCTGATTTCTGTTCCCAAATCATTCTCCAGAAATCTGCTACCGTGTCCTGCTTCGGACCTGAAACAGAAAGGTTGTTTGATCTCATGAGGATATGGAGTCTAAATTTGTCTGATTACAACTACTGAAAGCACACACATGATACCACATAAGATACGATCATATATTTAAATTTAGATTCGCTCACCTTGTGCTGCAATGAATTTATTCTTATCTTTATAACCCTGGAAAGAAAGTATAAAGTTATGATCATGTGTAAAACggaaatataaaacattaaaatataatttaaacgttaccaaaaacacatttttattagaaGAATTTAGTAGAATTTTGCCCCTGTTGTTTATGTACCTGACATCAAATGACTAGAGTtgtaaatgtcaaattaaatTCTATTTGATTAGACTACAATTATGATTATTTGCTAAATGATGTGATGCATCATGAAATCTGACATTTGGTCACCATTTAGTTTGGTTTGATTCAATCCGATTATTTTGATacaatatacaattattataaaaatgtgttGACACAAATGTAACTTGAGGAACAATTTATACTACGGTGGAATACTGACAAAAACAATACACACGGTTTTACATTCATAGCCTTAAGAATTCTGTTGTGGATGAGAAATAAAACACATGATGCATTATTATATGTGTACATTATTGTATCAGACTGATGCAAATAACAAATCACTCACATCAATA
This window harbors:
- the LOC127423638 gene encoding receptor-type tyrosine-protein phosphatase epsilon-like isoform X3, which codes for MKKSSSFRWLKNQRKAVITSVDKKVPNGILEEQDVCIEEFIDVDIEDDDLGCTSEEQQTVVLLPRSPSTSKTYVPIPVDHLEEEYRIRSADDGKLFREEYNTLPGGSTQGTCEEAIKEENKEKNRYPNILPYDHSRVVLTPIDGVPCSDYINASYIDGYKDKNKFIAAQGPKQDTVADFWRMIWEQKSATIVMLTNLKERKEDKCYQYWPDQGCWTYGNVRVAVEDFTILVDYTIRKFCVQYQASDGSKTPRLVTQLHFTSWPDFGVPFSPIGMLKFLKKVKHVNPSYAGPIVVHCSAGVGRTGTFIVIDAMIDMTHTEQKVDVFGFVSRIREQRSQLIQTDLQYSFIYQALLEYFLYGDTELDVSSLEGHLDKLHNTCAPLDRVGLEEEFKKLTNMRIMKENMRMGNLPANMKKNRVLQIIPYDFNRVILSMKRGQEFTDYINASFIDGYRQKDYFIATQGPLSHTVEDFWRMVWEWKCHSIVMLTELQERDQDKCFQYWPNEDSVTYGEFTVEIKADTLCDTFSLRDLVITYSVDKQTRLVRHFHFHGWPEIGIPAEGKGMIDIIASVQKQQQQSGNHPIVVHCSAGAGRTGTFVALSNILERVKAEGLLDVFQTVKSLRMQRPHMVQTVEQYDFCYRVVQDFVDIFSDYANFK